The following DNA comes from Herpetosiphonaceae bacterium.
GACGGCTCATCCTCGATCTTTTCGCGTAGTCGACGCACGCACACGTCGACCAGATTCGTCTCGCCGACGTACTCATAGCCCCACACCTCACGGAAGAGCGTCTCGCGGTCGAAAACCTGTCCCACGTTCGCGGCCAGGAAGTAGAGCAGCTCGAACTCCATCGGCGTGAGCGTGACCGGGCGGTGATTCAGCTCGACGTAGTGCCGGGGCTTGTCGATATGCAGACCGGCGACATCCAAGACCGGCGGCGCGAGACGCTCGTGCTGGCCCTCGACGCGGCGCAGAATCGCCTCGACTCGCGCCAGCAGCTCTGCGATCTTAAAGGGCTTGGTAATGTAATCGTCCGCGCCGAGCTCGAAGCCATGCACCACATCGTCGATGCCGTCGCGTGAGGTCAGAATCACGATCGGCACATCCGAGGTTTCGCGGATGCGCTGGCAGGCCTCGAAGCCGTCGACATAGGGCATCATCACATCGAGGATCACCAGATCGAAGCGGCCTTGCTTGAAGCTCGTAATCGCCTGAAGGCCATTCGCCGCCGCAACCACCTCATAGCGTGGGTCGCGCAGGGCAGCCTGCACCAACTGCGCGATCGAAGGATCGTCGTCGGCGACGAGAATCCGGCGCTGTTGTTTAGGATCGTTGGTTGGACGGGTTTTACGTAGTAGGCGCATAAGCTTCGAGAGCCAGCAGCGCCGCCGAAGCCAGCCAGCGGCCCGGCAGGCACAGCTCGCGGCTAGACCGCTTCGTCAAGGATTCGCCGAATACCATCGGATCGCGGCACGAGGATCGGATGGCCCCGGCCACGCACGACCTCGCCGTTGATGATACAGCGGGCAACATTATCGCGCGACGGCAGCTCGTACATCACATCCAGCAGCAGCGTCTCGACGATCGAGCGCAGCGCCCGCGCGCCGGTGCCGACTTGCAACGCCTTATCGGCGATGGCCTCAAGCGCATCCGGCGTCACTTCCAGATCGACGCGATCGAGCGACAGCATCTTCTGATACTGCTTGATCACTGCGTTGCGCGGCTCCGTCAAAATCCGCAGCAGCGCGGAGCTATCCAGCGCGTCCAGCGACACCATCACCGGCAAGCGCCCGATAAACTCTGGGATCAGCCCGTAGCGCAGCAGATCATCCGGCGTCGTCTGGGCCAGCAGCTTGGAGATCTCGCGCTCGCGAACCTCTTTCGCCTCCTTGCCCTGCCCAAATCCAAGCCGTCGATTGGCTCCGACCCGCTTGGCGACAAAGCGGTCCAGGCCCTCGAATGCGCCGCCGCAAATGAACAGCACGTTCTTGGTATCGAAGGGAATATACTCTTGCTGAGGATGCTTGCGACCCGGCACCGGCGGCACGTGCGCGATGCAGCCTTCCATGATCTTCAGCAGCGCCTGCTGCACGCCCTCGCCCGAAACATCGCGGGTGATCGACGGATTATCGGCCTTGCGTGTAATCTTATCGATCTCGTCGAGATAGATAATACCAAGCTGCGCCCGCTCGACGTTCCCATCGGCGGCCTGAATCAGCCGCAGCAGGATCGTCTCGACATCCTCGCCGACATAGCCCGCCTCGGTCAGCGCGGTCGCATCGGCGATAGCGAAGGGCACATCTAAAATCTTCGCTAACGTCTCGGCCAGCAGCGTCTTGCCGCAGCCGGTGGGGCCGAGCAGCAAAATGTTCGACTTTTGCAGCTCAACGCCGTCGACCTCGATACCGGCCTGTACGCGCTTGTAATGGTTATAGACGGCAACCGACAGCACCTTTTTCGCGCGCTCCTGGCCGATCACATACTGATCGAGCTGCTCACGAATCCGCGCGGGCGCTGGCACACGGCCTAGCTTGACGGGGCTGGGAGCCGGTTTGGCTGCCCGCTCTTCGGCGATAATCTGCGTACAGAGCGCAACGCATTCGTCACAGATGAAAACACCGCCAGGACCGGCGATCAGCCGCTGGACCTCGTCCTGGCCGCGCGTACAGAATGAGCAGACATAGGCCGGTTGGCCGCTCCGGGTTCGCGCCATTGAAACTTCCTCAACGTGGAGCGTAAAGTAAAAACAAAGGGCCAGCGCGGGGGCGCGGCGTGCCACCCCCCCGTGCGATTGCCTCTACAGCGACGGACTGTTTTCTGTGGTTTGCGGTACTCCCGCGCCGACCTCCAGCACCTCGTCGATGATGCCGTACTCCTTGGCCTGATGCGGGTCCATGTACAAGTCGCGATCGAAATCGCGCGAGATCCGATCCAGCGGCTGGCCGGTATCCTTGGCGAGCAACTCGCGGATCGTGGTCTGCAAACGCAGCAGCTCGCGCGCCTGGATCTCGACGTCGGGCGCGTAGCCGCCAATCCGTCCGATGCCAGCCGGATGCATATGGACCGTCGAGTGCGGCAGCGAGAAGCGCTTGCCTTTCGCGCCACCGGCCAGAATCGGCGTCGCCATCGAGCCAGCCATACCGACGCAATAGGTCGCGACATCGCAGCTAATCATCTGCATGGTATCGTAGATCGCCAGACCCGCCGTGATCGAGCCGCCAGGGCTGTTGATGTAGAGACTGATGTCCCGATCGGGATCGTCGCTCGCCAGGAATAGAAGCTGCGCGACAATCACGTTCGCAATCTGATCTTCGATCGGCGTGCCCAGCAGGATGATGCGCTCCTTCAGCAGGCGCGAGTAGATGTCGTACACACGCTCGCCTCGGCTGGTGTTTTCCACAACGTAGGGAACCACCGCTTGTGGTGATTTCCAGTCCATATTGCCCCTCCTTTAGGATGATGACCGGGAAGAAGTAACAGATGTACTTCTTCCCTGATCATACCATCTTAAGCCTCGCTCGAACGGCTTGGTCCGGCGTCAGGACCGGACTCATCAGATGTGTCGCGCTGGCCGTAGTCAGCGACGGTGGCCTGCTCCACCGAGCTCGTACCCTCGATCTCGTCCGCCGACGGGCCGGGATCTGCAAAGACGCTGCCGCGCTCGGCGCCGCCAGTTGCCAGATCGCTCTCGACCGTGGGCGCGGGCGTCTCCGGTGTCTCCGTCGGGCCTGCGCCTTCAGTCGCTCGCGGCTGCTGGCCGGTCGCGATCTCAACGATGCGGTCGCGGAGCTTACGATCGAGCGCCGACGACGCGATCATCTGGCGCATGTTCGGCTCGTTGAGCAGCTTGGCAACCTCGTCGCGCCGATCAGGGCCAAATTCTTCCAGGAAGCGCTGCGTCTCGGCGGCAAGCTCCGCATCGTTGAGCGTCAGCGCCTCGCGCTTGAGAAACTCGCGCACGATCAGGGAGCGACGCACATCAGGCTCGGCCTGAGACACGAACTGAGCGACCGCCTCATCGTGGGTTTTGTTGCTCAGCTTGAGGAACTGCTCCTCATCGATGCCGTAGCGCTGGAACTCAGCGACCTGCTGGTGGAACAGCTCCTCCGCCCGGTCCACAACCATCGCTTCGGGGATCTCGAACGACGTTTCTTCCGAGAGTCGGCTCAAGAATCCGTCGATCACCTCGCGGCGAGCCTTCTCCTCGGCGGCGCGCTCCAGCCGCTCGCGCGCATTGGCACGTAGCGCTTCAAAATCACCCTCGAACTCGGCGAGCGTCGGCAGCTCGTCCCACTCTGGCAGCAGCCGCTCCTGAACGTTCTTGACACTCATTGTATAGGTGACTTCGCGCCCGCGCAGCGCCTCTTCTTCCTCGTCCTCGCCGTAGCGCATCGTGACGATGCGAGTCTCGCCGGGCACAGCGCCGATCAGCGTCTCGTAGATTTCGGGCCGAATCCGCCCTTCGACGAGCGCGAGCTGCTGCTCCTGGCCTTCTTCCTCGTCGTCGTCATCGTCGTCATCGTCGTCATCGTCGTCATCGTCGTCATCGTCGTCGCTGGCGTCGATGTCGATGTCTTCTTCGAGTTCGACGGTCGTATCAAACTCCTCGTCGTCGTCATCATCGTCATCGTCGTCATCATCGTCGTCATCGTCGTCCTGCGAGATGATGACTGTCACCATATCGCCGGGCTGAGCGGGACGCGG
Coding sequences within:
- a CDS encoding response regulator transcription factor, giving the protein MRLLRKTRPTNDPKQQRRILVADDDPSIAQLVQAALRDPRYEVVAAANGLQAITSFKQGRFDLVILDVMMPYVDGFEACQRIRETSDVPIVILTSRDGIDDVVHGFELGADDYITKPFKIAELLARVEAILRRVEGQHERLAPPVLDVAGLHIDKPRHYVELNHRPVTLTPMEFELLYFLAANVGQVFDRETLFREVWGYEYVGETNLVDVCVRRLREKIEDEPS
- the clpX gene encoding ATP-dependent Clp protease ATP-binding subunit ClpX, producing the protein MARTRSGQPAYVCSFCTRGQDEVQRLIAGPGGVFICDECVALCTQIIAEERAAKPAPSPVKLGRVPAPARIREQLDQYVIGQERAKKVLSVAVYNHYKRVQAGIEVDGVELQKSNILLLGPTGCGKTLLAETLAKILDVPFAIADATALTEAGYVGEDVETILLRLIQAADGNVERAQLGIIYLDEIDKITRKADNPSITRDVSGEGVQQALLKIMEGCIAHVPPVPGRKHPQQEYIPFDTKNVLFICGGAFEGLDRFVAKRVGANRRLGFGQGKEAKEVREREISKLLAQTTPDDLLRYGLIPEFIGRLPVMVSLDALDSSALLRILTEPRNAVIKQYQKMLSLDRVDLEVTPDALEAIADKALQVGTGARALRSIVETLLLDVMYELPSRDNVARCIINGEVVRGRGHPILVPRSDGIRRILDEAV
- a CDS encoding ATP-dependent Clp protease proteolytic subunit gives rise to the protein MDWKSPQAVVPYVVENTSRGERVYDIYSRLLKERIILLGTPIEDQIANVIVAQLLFLASDDPDRDISLYINSPGGSITAGLAIYDTMQMISCDVATYCVGMAGSMATPILAGGAKGKRFSLPHSTVHMHPAGIGRIGGYAPDVEIQARELLRLQTTIRELLAKDTGQPLDRISRDFDRDLYMDPHQAKEYGIIDEVLEVGAGVPQTTENSPSL
- a CDS encoding trigger factor, whose product is MKVTTEHLPKSLIALDIELEPQQVQKGLEKAARKLSQQYRIPGFRPGKAPRQIVENYFGRERLLEEATDDLIQKTFPEALKQEQIVPVGRPTLEKVEQQPFRYRVTVPVEPTIELVDYSGYQMPYAPEEVSDETVQKLLDAQREQHVVLKELEEPRPAQPGDMVTVIISQDDDDDDDDDDDDDDDDEEFDTTVELEEDIDIDASDDDDDDDDDDDDDDDDDDEEEGQEQQLALVEGRIRPEIYETLIGAVPGETRIVTMRYGEDEEEEALRGREVTYTMSVKNVQERLLPEWDELPTLAEFEGDFEALRANARERLERAAEEKARREVIDGFLSRLSEETSFEIPEAMVVDRAEELFHQQVAEFQRYGIDEEQFLKLSNKTHDEAVAQFVSQAEPDVRRSLIVREFLKREALTLNDAELAAETQRFLEEFGPDRRDEVAKLLNEPNMRQMIASSALDRKLRDRIVEIATGQQPRATEGAGPTETPETPAPTVESDLATGGAERGSVFADPGPSADEIEGTSSVEQATVADYGQRDTSDESGPDAGPSRSSEA